The following proteins are encoded in a genomic region of Cryptomeria japonica chromosome 11, Sugi_1.0, whole genome shotgun sequence:
- the LOC131061336 gene encoding 3'-N-debenzoyl-2'-deoxytaxol N-benzoyltransferase: MRIVESCLVQPCLPSPRGTLYLSRLHNQPVVRMAVNMLLVYEGCANVLPDPAKTIRHALSKALLYYYPLAGRLRKKEDGKFQVECTGEGVLFLETLVDKSLSILGDLEQLKPSFKQLSFRFLFDTALEDVHPMVLQVNHFTCGGFVVEVTFHHMVHDERGVAKFLIDLGEMAKGHVKSFIEPINLLAQDLKLIEEKIKSTSHSWKPPIYEEAIQMSLIFHSGTIQYMKQGMMQE, encoded by the exons ATGAGGATTGTGGAGAGTTGCCTTGTGCAACCATGCCTGCCTTCGCCCAGAGGCACTCTCTATCTCTCCAGACTTCACAACCAGCCAGTTGTGAGAATGGCAGTTAATATGTTGCTTGTGTATGAGGGCTGTGCAAATGTTTTGCCAGATCCTGCAAAAACAATCCGACATGCTCTATCAAAGGCATTGTTGTATTATTATCCTCTGGCTGGGAGATTGAGAAAGAAAGAAGATGGGAAGTTTCAAGTGGAGTGCACAGGAGAAGGTGTTCTTTTTCTGGAAACCCTGGTAGATAAGAGCCTGTCGATCCTTGGAGATTTGGAGCAGCTGAAACCATCATTTAAGCAGCTGAGTTTTAGGTTCCTTTTCGATACAGCTCTAGAGGACGTGCATCCCATGGTTCTCCAG GTAAACCATTTCACATGTGGAGGTTTTGTTGTAGAAGTGACTTTCCATCATATGGTACATGATGAACGAGGGGTTGCAAAATTTCTCATAGATCTTGGAGAGATGGCTAAGGGTCATGTTAAGTCATTTATCGAACCAATAAATCTATTGGCTCAAGACTTAAAATTGATTGAAGAAAAAATAAAGAGTACATCTCATTCATGGAAACCTCCAATATATGAAGAAGCAATTCAAATGTCTCTTATATTTCACTCTGGGACTATTCAAtatatgaaacaaggaatgatgCAAGAATGA